GAAGCCAAGGACTTCAAATCGGGGACCATGTTTCAGCCGAATCGGCGTGACCTGGGCGCCGAGAACGGCGAACGGATGGAGGTCAATTCGTTGGAATTCTAGCGCGGGCGTCGCGCCCACGTGGGTCGGCGTCTGTTTGGAGAACGCATAGCTAAAAGCGGCGCGGATTTGCCGTTCTACGTTCTCTTCGCAAAATAGCGGGACCCCGTGCCCAAGGTAGAACTGGAAAACTCGGAGGTCATCCAGGCCATAGAGATGATCGGCATGTTGGTGCGTGTAGGCGACGGCGTGAACGATCCCGATATCTTCGCGCAGCAGTTGGGATCGCATGTCTGGCGGAGTGTCCACCAACAAATTTCCCTCGGGAAGTCCCCAAATGACCGAGCATCGCATCCGCTTGTTATGCGGATCGCAGCTAGTACAGACGGGGCAACCACAGCCGATCGCCGGCACGCCGACCGAGGTGCCTGTCCCGAGCAGGATCAATTTTCCGCGAATATCGCGAGTTTTGACGGGTTTGACGACGGAATTCAAAGCGGCGATGACCTAAGGTGTTGAGGAAACAAGCGTTTGGGCAAGTCGCTCAGCGTTCGACAAGCTGGAATGGATGATTGTTTCGGTCCTGGAGTCGGTTTTCAACCGCAGAACCGCCAGGCAGCCATGATCTTCAGGCAGTCGCAAGATTTGGCGATCAAGATGGACCGTTTTTCAGCGAACAGCTCTATTGGCCCCGATCGAAGCGCGGTTGACCGAGTGGTATAATCCTTATAAGCTACCCAGCGGAAAGGGTTTGCGCACATTTTGCCGGCGGAATTCGTGTCTTCTTCAGGACGTTTTCGCATCTGGCCTTTCCCTCCTTTTTAGACCCGACATAAGCAAAGCGACCGATGGAGTATTTGGAACGGATTTGGGAGCAAATTTGCCTGTTTTTCGGCGGTTTGCTCAGCGGTTTTGAACGACTGATCACGTCGATCTTCGGATCGTCGAATGCTCGGTACGTGAAGCGCCTGCAATCCACAGTCGACGCAATCAATGCGCTCGAATCAAAATACGAATCGATGAGCGAAGAAGAACTGCTCGATCAAACGCGGCTCTTTAAACAGCGACTTTCCGCAGGCGAAACGTTGGATGACCTGATGGTCGAAGCGTTCGCCGTCTGTCGGGAAGGGGGCAAACGCTTTCTCGGCATGCGCCATTACGACGTGCAGATGCTCGGCGGCATGGTGCTGCACAGCGGCGCGATCGCCGAAATGGTGACCGGCGAAGGTAAAACCTTGGTCGCGACCTTGCCGGCCTATTTGAACGCGTTGGAAGGGAAAGGGGTCCACGTCGTTACCGTGAACGACTACTTGGCTCGTCGCGATATGGAGTGGATGGCGCCGCTTTATCGCGGACTCGGTCTGACGGTTGGCGCGATTCAAAGCAACATGCCGGTTCACGAACGGCAAATCGCCTACTCGCTGGACATCACCTACGGTACGAACAACGAATTCGGCTTCGACTATCTGCGCGACAACATGCGTCCTGCGGCGCGCGGCGACGAGCGTTTCCCCAAAAGCTGGCAGCAGTCGCAAGGTCGATTGAACTACGCAATCATCGACGAAGTCGACAATATCTTGATCGACGAAGCGCGTACTCCGTTAATCATCTCGGGACCGGCGAATCAAGACAAAGGCAAGTATGAAGTCGCCGACAAAATTGCCCGCACGCTGAAAAAAGAAGTTCACTTTGAAGTGAACGAAAAGGATCGCAGCACGAACTTGACCGACGAGGGAGTTCGCGAAGCGGAACGTCTCGCCGGCGTCGAGAGCTTCTATACCGCGGGCAATATGGAATGGCCCCACCTGATCGACAACTCGCTCAAGGCGCATTTCCTTTACATTCGCGACGTGAACTATGTGGTGGAAGATCGCAAAGTGGTGATCGTCGACGAGCATACCGGTCGGAAGATGGAAGGTCGGCAATGGAGCGACGGCCTGCATCAAGCGGTCGAAGCGAAAGAAGGCGTGCCGATCAAAGAAGAGACGCAAACGCTGGCGACGATCACGTTGCAGAACTTCTTTAAGCTGTACGATAAAATCGGCGGCATGACCGGTACGGCGATGACCGAGGCGGGCGAATTGTGGAAGATCTACGAGTTGGAAGTGATCGCCATCCCGACTAATCGCGAGATGAAACGAATCACCCATTCGGACATCATCTACATGTCGGAAAAGGAAAAGTACGAAGCGGTCGCTGACGAGATCGAGCGGTTCCACAAGTGGGACGTGCTCGAGATGAAGGATGGAAGCGAACGCTGGGGTAAGCTGATTCGCGAAGACGAGAACGTCGTCGTCTTTGAAGAAAAAGGGGGCAAGGGGCGCACCGAATTCCCCCGCGCTCAAGTTCGCCATATCCAGAAAAAGGGACGGCCCATCTTGGTCGGCACCGTCTCGATTGAAAAGAGCGAACGCTTGTCGCACTTGCTCGAACGCCGCGGCGTGCGCCACCAGGTGCTCAACGCCAAGCAGCACCGTCGTGAAGCGGACATCGTCGCTCAAGCGGGACGCATCGGCTCGGTGACGATCGCCACCAACATGGCCGGTCGCGGTACGGACATCGTTTTGGGCGGCAATCCCGAGACGTTGGCTTGGGCGCAACTGCAAGACAAATATCCGACGCGTCTGGAAGTGCCGGAAGAAGAGTGGGAAACGCTGATCGCCGAAATTGAATCGCGCGAAAAGATGAAAGAAGAAGGCAAGGTCGTCCGCGATCTGGGCGGTCTGCATGTGATCGGCACCGAGCGGCATGAGTCGCGACGTATCGACTTGCAGCTGCGTGGTCGTT
The nucleotide sequence above comes from Blastopirellula sp. J2-11. Encoded proteins:
- a CDS encoding MBL fold metallo-hydrolase encodes the protein MNSVVKPVKTRDIRGKLILLGTGTSVGVPAIGCGCPVCTSCDPHNKRMRCSVIWGLPEGNLLVDTPPDMRSQLLREDIGIVHAVAYTHQHADHLYGLDDLRVFQFYLGHGVPLFCEENVERQIRAAFSYAFSKQTPTHVGATPALEFQRIDLHPFAVLGAQVTPIRLKHGPRFEVLGFRIGNIAYCTDTNEIPEESLALLQGLDVLILDALRFDPHPTHFSLDEAVAMAEKIGAKQTYFTHVSCRMDHQETNAKLPAHMQLAYDRQEIPLS
- a CDS encoding SEC-C metal-binding domain-containing protein: MEYLERIWEQICLFFGGLLSGFERLITSIFGSSNARYVKRLQSTVDAINALESKYESMSEEELLDQTRLFKQRLSAGETLDDLMVEAFAVCREGGKRFLGMRHYDVQMLGGMVLHSGAIAEMVTGEGKTLVATLPAYLNALEGKGVHVVTVNDYLARRDMEWMAPLYRGLGLTVGAIQSNMPVHERQIAYSLDITYGTNNEFGFDYLRDNMRPAARGDERFPKSWQQSQGRLNYAIIDEVDNILIDEARTPLIISGPANQDKGKYEVADKIARTLKKEVHFEVNEKDRSTNLTDEGVREAERLAGVESFYTAGNMEWPHLIDNSLKAHFLYIRDVNYVVEDRKVVIVDEHTGRKMEGRQWSDGLHQAVEAKEGVPIKEETQTLATITLQNFFKLYDKIGGMTGTAMTEAGELWKIYELEVIAIPTNREMKRITHSDIIYMSEKEKYEAVADEIERFHKWDVLEMKDGSERWGKLIREDENVVVFEEKGGKGRTEFPRAQVRHIQKKGRPILVGTVSIEKSERLSHLLERRGVRHQVLNAKQHRREADIVAQAGRIGSVTIATNMAGRGTDIVLGGNPETLAWAQLQDKYPTRLEVPEEEWETLIAEIESREKMKEEGKVVRDLGGLHVIGTERHESRRIDLQLRGRCGRQGDPGSSRFFLSLEDDLMRIFFGDWIRGFLMSMPGGMKAGEAIESRMVTRRVEGAQKKIEERNFDIRKNLLESDEVMDEQRKRVYGFRQRILDGDDCKELILDMVERQTDRFVDMLLAKDYGVETFARWAGIELSCELDPRDYRGLDITAAAEHAKDEAERQAESNVMAAIDENLPSEEEESEWNWQAMARFSNSMWKTNFSDRDLKKVGRDHVDTLLVERAREQIQKVDLTEGEKFLDPDFGYKSLAGWVHYKFDLQVAVEDFRDKSKTDIADMILTKAKEAYEQKESQYPVLAGLYKFSDKSGGRSRLDREGLVDWATRRFEIKIELEDIKSKQRDEIQRLLEEKSHGHSQQAAEKMQKVRDKVASIYESGSDHQTLAIVSGGNGKLNSLSDWIRTTINKDVAADELASLDRAELEKRLIREVNERYRPEMTRMERSVLLELIDSIWKDHLLAMDHLKSAVAFSGYAQVDSKVEFKREGMRLFESMWQSIGERVTDLVYKIESLNEDFVSSTWTETEARHDEAGSAAAELARQQQETNEGSAPGEKEVVEPIRNVGKRVGRNSPCPCGSGKKYKDCHMGKDRGVT